The proteins below are encoded in one region of Pomacea canaliculata isolate SZHN2017 linkage group LG7, ASM307304v1, whole genome shotgun sequence:
- the LOC112568627 gene encoding uncharacterized protein LOC112568627, with amino-acid sequence MKMAFTTTTHICNMNTDSLQLLFVILFLMICGYQTCSKIDFIQGSERVVTSENSIVVVTSENSIVNITFQLDTLQCPLNQTHYSIIISRLTNGSHVDVCKIFLTQKCTPSSSSTMCTCMSPHGPMLFSKKMGSEDNNTVYIWKWMDTLLGAQSEQVTFQIYRNTRQHGPTTTANHTRHDDDDQHPDAYTSTEETARSDSHPSLTIVFSSFFAGVTLLVITAAVTTTCIIIRRVGGRSYGNSQLTSDKRGSPSTHAPLEALASDDRDKTTDIYEEIQDSSELHIQHRGTLLVH; translated from the exons ATGAAGATGGCATTCACTACAACTACTCACATCTGTAACATGAATACTGACTCCCTTCAATTACTTTTCGTTAttctttttctgatgatttGTGGTTATCAAACGT GTTCAAAGATTGATTTTATTCAAGGATCAGAAAGAGTTGTGACTTCTGAAAACAGTATTGTCGTTGTGACTTCTGAAAACAGTATTGTCAACATAACCTTTCAACTGGACACCCTGCAGTGTCCACTGAATCAGACTCACTACAGCATCATCATCTCCAGGCTCACCAACGGCAGTCACGTGGATGTTTGCAAAATTTTCCTGACACAAAAATGCACACCATCATCTTCCTCTACAATGTGTACTTGCATGTCACCTCACGGACCAATGCTCTTCTCAAAGAAAATGGGAAGTGAGGACAACAACACTGTTTACATCTGGAAGTGGATGGATACTCTTTTAGGAGCACAGAGTGAACAagtaacatttcaaatttaca GGAATACAAGACAGCATGGACCGACAACCACTGCAAACCACACccgtcatgatgatgatgatcaacatcctg ATGCATACACCAGCACTGAGGAAACGGCGAGAAGTGATTCTCATCCGAGTCTGACAATCGTCTTCAGCAGCTTTTTCGCTGGAGTCACTTTGCTGGTCATAACAGCTGCTGTCACAACAACCTGTATCATCATCAGAAGAG tTGGTGGGAGGAGCTATGGCAACAGTCAGTTGACCTCAGATAAACGTGGTTCACCTTCTACTCATGCACCCTTAGAGGCTTTAGCATCAGACGACAGAGATAAGACAACAGACATTTACGAAGAAATTCAAGATTCTTCTGAGCTGCACATACAACACAGAGGTACGCTGCTTGTACACTGA